In Chroococcidiopsis sp. TS-821, one DNA window encodes the following:
- a CDS encoding response regulator, translating to MKVLLVEDDSSISECLATTLTSHRYTVDVAGDGQLGLELALQGEYDIILLDVILPKLNGLSVCQQLRQQGCKTPILMLTAKDTNEDIIAGLNAGADDYITKPCDTEHFLARVRALLRRQVSTTFAPVLTWGDLHLDPTLIQVTYRQQIVVLSPKEYSLLELLLRYPQRIFSRSSIINHLWSIDDSPTDAAVTNLIKDLRRKLKTAGMHEELIETVYRLGYRLKTPPKQEIQAKVETNHQSEQQVLLEQVAQNFRASLQQRIDVLETAVRSPVDRLSPLQYQQIKEEAHRLAGGLGTFGYAKGSDLARAIEHLLIAGNWDTHQQQHFSQLFTQLKQEIAHPSLASLPTSTPLVLAIADDDSLIEQLQQTAPDRGWRVEVIRNRSDVLQRTAKDAPTVIFMSLHQAVPDRGLMLLQELKIQFPTVPIVILTTQDSLDSRVAVARLGVSRYVVHPVTTNEIFDAIAQVSPPTTPTDAKVMIVDDDPLALQTLSALLQPWGLQITVLSQPEHFWQVLTSTVPDVLLLDLEMPTYNGLELCRVVRQDASYSDIPILVVTAHTDITSIQQVFAAGADDFIAKPIAGPEIVTRTLARIERSRIQRQLLQYQQEHLQTHQQAAIDSLTQAANRRYFEEFLHREWQRLARTQAPLSLILYDIDHFKAYNDIHGYSAGDACLRQVTQIVRNCIRLDRDLVARCGGDEFAIVLAETSLEQALQVAQRIQSAIAQVQIPHHTHQYVTISLGISGTIPQNNTFAQNLIAIATQALYAAKARGRNTYCLYPL from the coding sequence ATGAAAGTTCTGTTAGTCGAAGACGATTCATCAATTAGCGAGTGTCTCGCGACAACACTAACTTCACATCGATATACTGTCGATGTGGCTGGCGACGGTCAACTAGGCTTGGAACTTGCACTCCAAGGAGAGTATGACATCATTTTGCTCGATGTGATCCTGCCGAAGTTGAATGGTTTGAGTGTTTGCCAGCAACTACGTCAACAAGGATGCAAAACCCCGATCTTGATGTTGACAGCAAAAGACACAAACGAAGACATTATTGCTGGTCTTAATGCTGGTGCTGATGACTATATTACAAAACCCTGCGATACCGAGCATTTTTTAGCGCGAGTTCGCGCGCTGCTGCGTCGTCAGGTAAGTACAACGTTTGCGCCAGTGCTGACTTGGGGCGATTTGCATCTCGATCCGACACTGATTCAAGTGACATATCGGCAGCAAATTGTTGTTCTCAGTCCTAAAGAATACAGCTTGCTAGAGTTGTTGTTACGCTATCCGCAGCGCATTTTTAGCCGTAGCAGTATTATCAATCATTTGTGGTCAATTGATGACTCGCCTACCGATGCTGCTGTGACGAACTTGATCAAAGATCTGCGGCGGAAACTGAAAACAGCAGGAATGCACGAAGAATTGATTGAAACTGTGTATCGTCTGGGATATCGTTTAAAAACACCACCCAAACAAGAAATACAGGCAAAAGTAGAGACAAATCACCAATCTGAACAACAAGTTTTGCTCGAACAGGTAGCGCAGAATTTTCGGGCTTCGTTGCAACAACGAATTGATGTTTTGGAAACAGCGGTGCGATCGCCAGTCGATCGCCTCAGCCCACTGCAATACCAGCAAATTAAGGAGGAAGCCCATCGCTTAGCTGGTGGATTGGGGACATTTGGCTATGCTAAAGGTTCAGATTTAGCTCGCGCGATCGAACATTTACTCATCGCTGGAAATTGGGATACTCATCAACAGCAGCACTTTTCTCAGCTTTTCACTCAACTCAAGCAAGAAATTGCCCATCCATCCCTTGCATCCCTACCAACTTCAACACCTCTCGTATTAGCGATCGCCGACGATGATTCGTTGATTGAACAATTGCAGCAAACTGCACCCGATCGCGGCTGGCGAGTAGAAGTTATTCGCAATCGATCAGATGTGTTACAGCGCACAGCAAAAGATGCGCCCACTGTCATTTTTATGAGCTTACATCAGGCAGTTCCCGATCGCGGGTTGATGTTACTGCAAGAATTAAAAATCCAGTTTCCCACCGTACCAATCGTCATTCTGACAACGCAAGACAGCTTAGATAGTCGAGTCGCGGTAGCGCGTTTAGGAGTCAGTCGCTACGTTGTGCATCCCGTGACAACCAACGAGATTTTTGACGCGATCGCGCAAGTCTCGCCGCCAACAACACCCACCGATGCTAAAGTCATGATTGTCGATGATGACCCTTTAGCATTGCAGACATTAAGCGCACTATTGCAACCTTGGGGGCTACAAATTACCGTACTCAGTCAACCTGAACATTTTTGGCAAGTTCTGACTTCGACAGTTCCCGACGTGCTGCTATTAGACCTAGAAATGCCTACGTATAACGGGCTTGAACTGTGTCGCGTCGTGCGCCAAGATGCAAGCTACAGCGATATCCCCATTCTAGTCGTGACTGCACATACAGATATTACCTCGATTCAACAAGTTTTTGCAGCAGGAGCCGATGACTTTATTGCTAAACCAATTGCAGGTCCTGAAATCGTCACGCGCACACTTGCCCGTATCGAGCGATCGCGCATTCAGCGACAACTTTTGCAGTACCAACAAGAACATTTGCAAACGCACCAGCAAGCAGCCATTGACTCGCTGACGCAAGCCGCAAATCGTCGTTATTTTGAAGAATTTCTCCACCGCGAATGGCAACGCTTGGCACGCACCCAAGCTCCACTGAGTTTGATTTTGTACGATATCGATCATTTCAAAGCTTACAACGATATCCACGGATATTCGGCTGGCGATGCGTGTTTGCGACAAGTGACTCAGATTGTGCGCAACTGCATTCGCCTAGACCGCGACCTCGTTGCGCGTTGTGGCGGCGATGAATTTGCCATTGTTCTAGCAGAGACGAGTCTCGAACAAGCACTACAAGTTGCCCAACGCATTCAAAGCGCGATCGCGCAGGTACAAATTCCTCATCATACCCATCAATACGTCACAATTAGCCTCGGCATTAGTGGGACAATTCCCCAAAATAATACTTTTGCGCAAAATTTAATTGCAATTGCCACCCAAGCGCTTTATGCTGCAAAAGCAAGGGGTCGCAATACATATTGTCTCTATCCACTATGA
- a CDS encoding PAS domain S-box protein: MKESSALSHYLPQNTTKIPLGILLSVPFLLQIFGCAKLVRYFSARGEPPAISVLEYYAHQQFDELSSTALAVSREPLTVISNRLEKIQDRDFYTQQWQYDFAAFKLRSDNSAIHAYNAQVDKRWIYSLTDRSQQAQLKHAIATSVDVLHPSFVNKFATQQSLSTTDLLFVGLRVCISTIGLTSFEGSVRASVIHALIRTLLYRDKSDFVNVSLITPKSESNKDINNQYLQILAGSCLTVILVFVTWLIKTRRSIALGRYLSKIEAIARKQFAQVTTTRLLLKPRDRLSKLADALPGIIYTAIIEPDGLMHFQYINQATETFYEISAKEFLGQPNRIVLAQMHPEDRAGYLQQLARARQTLATFTYEWRSIPPSGQLKWLRATAQPQQRAGNIYWHGAIVDITDLKQREQALQASHAQLNDILNMAGVAIGRMRFYPDRTFESDYCSPGCEAMVGYAPEELTAQLWVSRIPSEDLDAMMAQSFVAICQEQPIATEYRFQRKDGSQCWISDVLTSRWDENEGCWIVVAVGIDITQRKNIETALYQSEALNRAVLNALPDLIIRLDRDGTYLDVKPATTFPILISDNCIGKNVCDVLPPEVAQQRLAAAATALSTGKMQVYEFPITVREQALWQEARIIPLNADEVLIVIRDLTQRRQAEQALQESEQRFRQAFDDAPIGMALISPTGQFLKVNRSLCELVGYTQDELLALTTADITHPDDRYADAEYVQQLIAGTIRCYEIEKKYVRKQGDVVQTLLNVSLVKDAAQPLYFIAQILNVSDRYEIARLKDEFIAIVSHELRTPLTAIRGSLGILAAGVLDDEPLKVQELLQIALNNSDRLMRLVDDLLNLERLESGKIPLTLEMCEVGDLIQQAIACTATIADAANIQISTSFPQIRIRAASDAIVRTLTNLLSNAVKFSPSGSTVWLSAEVQQVESVPYVLFAVKDRGRGIPADKIETIFRRFQQVDISDSWQKRGTGLGLAICKSIVQQHGGQIWVESQPGVGSTFYFTLPIAPKE, translated from the coding sequence ATGAAGGAATCGTCCGCTTTATCGCACTACTTGCCGCAAAACACCACTAAAATTCCGCTAGGAATACTGTTGAGTGTACCATTCCTTCTACAAATTTTTGGTTGTGCCAAGTTAGTACGCTATTTTTCGGCTCGAGGCGAACCGCCAGCCATCAGTGTATTAGAATATTACGCACATCAGCAATTCGATGAGTTGTCAAGTACTGCACTAGCAGTAAGTCGCGAGCCGCTTACTGTTATTAGCAATCGTCTAGAAAAGATTCAAGATCGGGATTTCTATACGCAGCAGTGGCAATACGATTTTGCCGCTTTCAAGCTTAGAAGTGATAATAGCGCGATTCATGCCTACAATGCGCAGGTAGATAAACGATGGATCTATTCTTTGACCGATCGAAGTCAGCAAGCGCAACTCAAACACGCGATCGCAACATCCGTAGATGTTCTGCATCCATCCTTTGTCAATAAATTCGCCACCCAACAATCGCTGTCTACTACTGACTTACTGTTCGTCGGCTTGCGAGTATGTATAAGTACAATTGGTTTAACAAGCTTTGAAGGAAGTGTGAGAGCATCTGTCATTCATGCGTTGATTCGCACTCTTCTCTACCGAGATAAATCCGATTTCGTTAACGTAAGCCTCATCACACCAAAATCGGAATCGAACAAAGATATAAATAATCAATATCTGCAAATCCTCGCAGGTTCTTGTCTTACTGTCATCCTTGTATTCGTGACGTGGTTAATCAAAACCCGCAGGTCTATCGCACTAGGGCGGTACTTATCGAAAATAGAAGCGATCGCGCGCAAACAGTTTGCACAAGTTACGACAACGCGATTATTATTAAAACCGCGCGATCGCCTGTCCAAATTAGCCGACGCGTTACCAGGAATTATTTATACGGCGATTATCGAACCTGATGGCTTGATGCACTTTCAGTATATCAATCAAGCAACAGAAACTTTTTATGAAATTAGTGCTAAAGAATTTTTAGGGCAACCAAACCGGATCGTACTCGCGCAGATGCATCCAGAGGATCGCGCAGGTTATCTGCAACAGCTTGCACGCGCGCGTCAAACGTTAGCAACTTTTACATATGAGTGGCGTAGCATCCCACCCTCTGGTCAACTTAAATGGTTGCGCGCAACAGCACAACCCCAACAACGAGCAGGTAATATCTACTGGCATGGCGCGATCGTTGACATCACCGATCTTAAGCAACGCGAACAAGCACTGCAAGCATCTCACGCGCAACTCAATGACATTCTCAACATGGCAGGAGTTGCGATCGGTCGAATGCGCTTTTATCCGGATCGAACTTTTGAATCTGACTATTGTTCTCCAGGATGTGAAGCTATGGTTGGCTACGCACCGGAAGAATTAACTGCACAATTGTGGGTATCGCGAATTCCATCGGAAGACTTGGATGCCATGATGGCACAATCGTTTGTCGCTATTTGTCAAGAACAACCAATCGCAACCGAGTATCGCTTTCAGCGTAAAGATGGTTCGCAATGTTGGATTTCTGATGTTTTGACGTCGCGTTGGGATGAAAACGAAGGTTGCTGGATTGTTGTTGCTGTGGGAATAGATATTACACAGCGCAAAAATATTGAGACAGCACTATATCAGAGTGAAGCACTGAATCGTGCCGTGTTAAATGCACTACCAGACTTAATTATCCGACTCGATCGAGATGGAACTTATCTCGATGTCAAGCCGGCAACGACATTCCCTATTCTAATTTCAGATAACTGCATTGGCAAAAACGTTTGTGATGTCCTGCCACCAGAAGTGGCACAACAAAGACTTGCAGCGGCGGCTACTGCCTTGTCTACAGGTAAAATGCAAGTTTATGAGTTTCCAATAACGGTACGCGAACAGGCACTTTGGCAAGAAGCAAGAATAATTCCGCTCAACGCTGATGAGGTGTTGATTGTCATCCGCGATCTGACACAACGCAGACAAGCCGAACAAGCACTACAAGAAAGCGAACAACGCTTCCGCCAAGCTTTTGACGACGCACCAATTGGGATGGCATTAATTTCACCGACAGGACAGTTTTTGAAAGTGAATCGTTCGCTATGCGAACTTGTCGGTTACACCCAAGACGAATTACTGGCACTAACAACCGCAGACATTACACATCCTGACGATCGCTATGCAGATGCAGAGTACGTACAACAGCTAATAGCTGGCACGATCCGCTGCTACGAAATTGAAAAAAAGTATGTGCGCAAACAAGGTGACGTTGTGCAGACTCTATTAAATGTATCGCTCGTGAAAGATGCTGCACAACCGCTTTATTTTATTGCTCAAATTTTGAATGTGAGCGATCGCTACGAAATTGCACGTCTGAAAGACGAATTTATCGCGATTGTCAGTCACGAATTGCGCACGCCACTCACAGCAATTCGCGGTTCTTTGGGAATTCTGGCAGCAGGTGTTTTAGATGACGAACCGCTTAAAGTTCAAGAACTCTTACAGATTGCGCTCAACAACAGCGATCGCCTGATGCGGCTAGTTGACGATCTTCTCAATTTGGAACGGTTAGAATCGGGTAAAATCCCCCTAACGCTTGAAATGTGTGAAGTTGGCGATCTCATCCAACAGGCGATCGCCTGTACCGCCACAATCGCCGATGCCGCTAATATCCAGATTTCCACTTCATTCCCACAAATTCGAATTAGAGCAGCTAGTGATGCGATCGTCCGAACCTTGACAAATTTGCTAAGTAATGCTGTCAAGTTCTCGCCGTCGGGGAGTACGGTGTGGTTAAGTGCTGAAGTGCAACAAGTAGAAAGCGTACCTTATGTTCTCTTTGCCGTGAAAGATCGAGGACGCGGCATTCCTGCTGACAAGATTGAAACTATTTTCCGACGCTTTCAGCAGGTGGATATTTCTGATTCTTGGCAAAAAAGAGGTACTGGGCTAGGCTTGGCAATCTGCAAAAGTATTGTTCAGCAACACGGCGGGCAGATTTGGGTAGAAAGTCAGCCAGGAGTTGGCAGTACGTTTTATTTCACACTTCCGATCGCGCCAAAAGAATGA
- a CDS encoding response regulator has protein sequence MTKRILIVDDDEDICKVMQIALEKFAGWTALVAQSGQAGLFLAKTQRLDAILLDVSLPDIDGVELFTQLQADVTTCSIPVILLTAKILPSDRQRFAQMAVAGVITKPFNPLNVWTEIATILGWQ, from the coding sequence ATGACGAAGCGCATCCTCATCGTAGATGACGACGAAGACATCTGCAAAGTTATGCAAATTGCTTTAGAAAAGTTTGCAGGCTGGACTGCGCTCGTCGCCCAGTCAGGGCAAGCAGGGTTATTTCTAGCTAAGACACAACGTTTAGACGCGATTCTGCTTGATGTATCGCTACCCGATATCGATGGCGTTGAATTGTTTACGCAGTTGCAAGCGGATGTGACAACCTGCTCAATTCCTGTGATACTTCTGACAGCGAAAATATTACCAAGCGATCGCCAACGCTTTGCACAAATGGCAGTTGCTGGTGTAATTACTAAGCCGTTTAATCCACTGAACGTTTGGACTGAGATTGCCACAATTTTAGGCTGGCAGTAG